DNA sequence from the Acidobacteriota bacterium genome:
GGATCGGGGCTTCGTCTTGGGAATCCAGAGATCCAAGCGGAAACAGGCCCTGGTGGCGGGCATGGCGGCCCTGTGCCAGAAACTTGGAAGCGAGGTCATCGCGGAGGGTGTGGAGGGGAACGAGGAGCTTCTCACCCTCATGTCCCTGGACATCCCTCTCGCCCAGGGATACCACTTCGGGAGGCCGCAGGCCCCGCTCTTCTGGCTCTCGGAGCGCCGCACCGAGGGCGTTCCCAAACCCTATTTCGCGGCGGGCGCCCTGGGGCGCGTTTCCGACGGCGACGACTGAGGGGGAAGGCGGCGCGCCTTCACTCCCGGTGGAGGAGGCTCTTGGCCATCTCCACGATGCCCGCTTCCATTTCGGGGCCCAGGGTGTTCTTCACGGCGAACATCTGAAAGTAGAGAAGCTCGTTAAGGTCCTTCACGAGGGCAGACTCCCGGTCCGAGGGAAGGGCGGCGAGACGCTGGAGGACGGCCTCCTCGTCCAGGACGCCGCCCGAGGTGAATCCCATCCCCGCAAAGACCGAGCCGCCCGGCTCCAGCCCCTTGAAGAAGGCGCCCAGAATCACGTCCACCTTGGATCCGGCCTCCATTTTCAGGGCCTGGTAGATGGTCGAGAACACGTTGTTGTAACTCTCCAAACGGGAGCGGAGCACTTCCCGCTCCCCGTTTTCGAGGGCGGCTTGGGGCGGCGCGGCGGCGTCCGGTTCGGACCCGGGCCGGCTCGGGCGCACCAGACCTGCCGCGAGGAGGGAGGCCAGGGCCTTCCGCCCATCCATTTCCCCCACCCGGGCCTGGGCGACGACTTCCTCCATGGTCCGAAGGCCGTTGATCTTGGACAGGATGCGTTCTTCCTCGTGGGAGAGGGCCGTGCTGGCCGTCACTTCCTCGGCGAGTTCCAGGACGGTCCCCGCAGGGGGAAGACGGTCCTTGAGTCGGGCCCATTCGTCCAGCCTGCGCGTGGCTTCCATGACGTAGTTCGTGGTCGTCATGGGAAGGCTCAACTGCAACATCTGGGACAGCGATCCGTTCTGAAAGACGAAGCGTCCCTGGGAGAGCGCGAAGACCTGGAAGATTCGGTCCTCCACGCACTTCACCCACTGGGCGCGGAAATCGTCCGGGGAGAGCCCCGAGACCTCGAGGAGCACGGAGAGGGGATCTTCTCCCTGGAGGAGAAGCCTGTGACCCTGGTGGAGGTCCTGCTCGGTGACGAACTGCTTCCGGAGGAGATAGGCGGAAAGGGAGGCCTTCGGATCGTCCGTGGTCGCGTACACGATGCTC
Encoded proteins:
- a CDS encoding DUF4388 domain-containing protein; this encodes MRKTLPVQPDGSIVLPKDLAQEVFGKAREAVVHVRSGCLVLSPVFVDLDSGDLPGLLSRYHAREALEPVLEGGFKRGATEAVQFEGDLSVLALSDVFLFLSASKKSGVLIVEEKCRWGFFLENGSIVYATTDDPKASLSAYLLRKQFVTEQDLHQGHRLLLQGEDPLSVLLEVSGLSPDDFRAQWVKCVEDRIFQVFALSQGRFVFQNGSLSQMLQLSLPMTTTNYVMEATRRLDEWARLKDRLPPAGTVLELAEEVTASTALSHEEERILSKINGLRTMEEVVAQARVGEMDGRKALASLLAAGLVRPSRPGSEPDAAAPPQAALENGEREVLRSRLESYNNVFSTIYQALKMEAGSKVDVILGAFFKGLEPGGSVFAGMGFTSGGVLDEEAVLQRLAALPSDRESALVKDLNELLYFQMFAVKNTLGPEMEAGIVEMAKSLLHRE